A genomic segment from Poecilia reticulata strain Guanapo linkage group LG3, Guppy_female_1.0+MT, whole genome shotgun sequence encodes:
- the acsf3 gene encoding acyl-CoA synthetase family member 3, mitochondrial isoform X1 — MLSELFTFTKHPLRWTFLHWKASYSKKIHTLDPRWWSLGFPVHKSTYRRTTAPSSRTNLKPVFTRAPGFGETLAIVDSSGSHSYKQLYCSSLGLASRISTALNSGFGCLDGRRISFLCPNDASYVVAQWAAWMSGGTAVPLYRKHPVSELEYIITDSQSSLLVAAHPYAETLEPLAQKLGLPCLTLPPTSDLDTLDDIGTPSREEENANTDWADRPAMIVYTSGTTGRPKGVLHTHSSIQAMVQCLVSEWAWSKDDVILHTLPLHHVHGIVNKLLCPLWVGATCVMLPEFQPQKVWEMLLSFKAPVVNVFMAVPTIYSKLIQYYDQHFTQPHVKDFVKAVCKERIRLMVSGSAALPLPTLQRWEEITGHMLLERYGMTEIGMALSNPLKGPRIAVNNYCTGAVGLPLPNVEVRLVMNDTTNTMIAVGNHKETQVRPGLEGKEGELLVRGPSVFKEYWNRPQETREAFTDDGWFKTGDTTVYKDGVYWILGRSSVDIIKSGGYKISALEVERHLLAHPDIVDVAVIGAKDATWGQKVTAVVQLQKGRSLTLPELKTWAREHMAPYIIPTGLVLVEEMPRNQMGKVNKKDLLRHFFP; from the exons TTACCTTCACCAAACACCCTTTACGGTGGACTTTTCTTCACTGGAAAGCAAGTTACTCCAAAAAGATTCACACTTTAGATCCAAGATGGTGGTCACTGGGATTTCCAGTTCACAAAAGCACTTACAGACGGACTACTGCACCATCCTCAAGGACAAATCTGAAACCTGTCTTCACTAGAGCTCCTGGGTTTGGGGAGACACTTGCAATCGTAGACAGCAGTGGGAGCCACAGCTACAAGCAGCTTTACTGCAGCAGCTTAGGTCTTGCCAGTAGAATCAGCACAGCATTAAATTCTGGCTTTGGGTGTCTTGACGGAAGACGAATATCCTTCCTGTGTCCAAATGATGCTTCCTACGTGGTGGCACAGTGGGCGGCCTGGATGAGTGGCGGCACGGCGGTACCGCTTTACCGAAAGCACCCTGTTTCAGAACTGGAGTACATCATCACTGATTCCCAGAGTTCACTGCTGGTGGCAGCACATCCTTATGCAGAGACCCTTGAACCGCTGGCACAGAAGCTGGGGCTTCCATGTCTAACCCTCCCTCCTACATCGGACCTGGACACCTTGGATGACATTGGTACACCTTCAAGAGAAGAGGAGAACGCCAACACGGACTGGGCAGATCGACCGGCTATGATCGTCTACACCAGTGGCACCACGGGCCGTCCCAAAGGGgttctgcacacacacagcagcatccAAGCAATG GTCCAGTGTTTGGTTTCTGAGTGGGCGTGGTCTAAAGACGACGTCATCCTCCACACCTTGCCACTCCACCACGTTCACGGGATCGTTAACAAGCTGCTCTGCCCCCTGTGGGTGGGAGCCACCTGCGTCATGCTTCCTGAATTCCAGCCTCAGAAG GTGTGGGAGATGCTCCTGAGCTTCAAGGCTCCAGTGGTTAATGTGTTCATGGCCGTGCCAACTATTTACTCAAAGCTCATCCAGTACTATGATCAGCACTTCACACAGCCTCATGTCAAGGATTTTGTCAAAGCGGTTTGCAAGGAGAGAATCAG ATTGATGGTTTCAGGCTCAGCTGCTCTGCCTCTGCCCACCCTGCAGCGCTGGGAGGAGATCACAGGACACATGCTGCTGGAACGCTACGGCATGACCGAGATCGGCATGGCACTGTCCAACCCTCTGAAGGGCCCGCGGATCGCAG TCAACAACTATTGTACAG GAGCTGTTGGGCTGCCTCTTCCAAATGTAGAGGTTCGACTTGTCATGAATGACACAACCAACACCATGATTGCTGTAGGGAATCACAAAGAGACTCAG GTACGTCCGGGCCTTGAGGGGAAAGAGGGCGAGTTGCTGGTGCGAGGTCCGTCTGTTTTTAAGGAATACTGGAACCGACCTCAGGAGACCAGAGAGGCTTTTACTGATGACGGCTGGTTCAAAACGG gaGACACGACAGTCTACAAAGATGGCGTCTACTGGATCTTGGGTCGCAGCAGCGTCGACATCATCAAGAGCGGTGGCTATAAGATCAGCGCCCTCGAAGTGGAGCGACACCTACTGGCTCATCCAGACATCGTTG ATGTGGCTGTGATTGGCGCTAAAGATGCTACGTGGGGTCAAAAGGTCACGGCCGTGGTGCAGCTGCAGAAAGGCCGGAGTTTAACTCTACCAGAATTAAAGACGTGGGCAAG GGAGCACATGGCGCCCTACATCATCCCGACAGGCCTGGTGTTGGTGGAGGAAATGCCGAGGAATCAGATGGGGAAAGTCAACAAGAAGGACCTCCTGCGACACTTCTTCCCGTGA
- the acsf3 gene encoding acyl-CoA synthetase family member 3, mitochondrial isoform X2, protein MLSELFTFTKHPLRWTFLHWKASYSKKIHTLDPRWWSLGFPVHKSTYRRTTAPSSRTNLKPVFTRAPGFGETLAIVDSSGSHSYKQLYCSSLGLASRISTALNSGFGCLDGRRISFLCPNDASYVVAQWAAWMSGGTAVPLYRKHPVSELEYIITDSQSSLLVAAHPYAETLEPLAQKLGLPCLTLPPTSDLDTLDDIGTPSREEENANTDWADRPAMIVYTSGTTGRPKGVLHTHSSIQAMVQCLVSEWAWSKDDVILHTLPLHHVHGIVNKLLCPLWVGATCVMLPEFQPQKVWEMLLSFKAPVVNVFMAVPTIYSKLIQYYDQHFTQPHVKDFVKAVCKERIRLMVSGSAALPLPTLQRWEEITGHMLLERYGMTEIGMALSNPLKGPRIAGAVGLPLPNVEVRLVMNDTTNTMIAVGNHKETQVRPGLEGKEGELLVRGPSVFKEYWNRPQETREAFTDDGWFKTGDTTVYKDGVYWILGRSSVDIIKSGGYKISALEVERHLLAHPDIVDVAVIGAKDATWGQKVTAVVQLQKGRSLTLPELKTWAREHMAPYIIPTGLVLVEEMPRNQMGKVNKKDLLRHFFP, encoded by the exons TTACCTTCACCAAACACCCTTTACGGTGGACTTTTCTTCACTGGAAAGCAAGTTACTCCAAAAAGATTCACACTTTAGATCCAAGATGGTGGTCACTGGGATTTCCAGTTCACAAAAGCACTTACAGACGGACTACTGCACCATCCTCAAGGACAAATCTGAAACCTGTCTTCACTAGAGCTCCTGGGTTTGGGGAGACACTTGCAATCGTAGACAGCAGTGGGAGCCACAGCTACAAGCAGCTTTACTGCAGCAGCTTAGGTCTTGCCAGTAGAATCAGCACAGCATTAAATTCTGGCTTTGGGTGTCTTGACGGAAGACGAATATCCTTCCTGTGTCCAAATGATGCTTCCTACGTGGTGGCACAGTGGGCGGCCTGGATGAGTGGCGGCACGGCGGTACCGCTTTACCGAAAGCACCCTGTTTCAGAACTGGAGTACATCATCACTGATTCCCAGAGTTCACTGCTGGTGGCAGCACATCCTTATGCAGAGACCCTTGAACCGCTGGCACAGAAGCTGGGGCTTCCATGTCTAACCCTCCCTCCTACATCGGACCTGGACACCTTGGATGACATTGGTACACCTTCAAGAGAAGAGGAGAACGCCAACACGGACTGGGCAGATCGACCGGCTATGATCGTCTACACCAGTGGCACCACGGGCCGTCCCAAAGGGgttctgcacacacacagcagcatccAAGCAATG GTCCAGTGTTTGGTTTCTGAGTGGGCGTGGTCTAAAGACGACGTCATCCTCCACACCTTGCCACTCCACCACGTTCACGGGATCGTTAACAAGCTGCTCTGCCCCCTGTGGGTGGGAGCCACCTGCGTCATGCTTCCTGAATTCCAGCCTCAGAAG GTGTGGGAGATGCTCCTGAGCTTCAAGGCTCCAGTGGTTAATGTGTTCATGGCCGTGCCAACTATTTACTCAAAGCTCATCCAGTACTATGATCAGCACTTCACACAGCCTCATGTCAAGGATTTTGTCAAAGCGGTTTGCAAGGAGAGAATCAG ATTGATGGTTTCAGGCTCAGCTGCTCTGCCTCTGCCCACCCTGCAGCGCTGGGAGGAGATCACAGGACACATGCTGCTGGAACGCTACGGCATGACCGAGATCGGCATGGCACTGTCCAACCCTCTGAAGGGCCCGCGGATCGCAG GAGCTGTTGGGCTGCCTCTTCCAAATGTAGAGGTTCGACTTGTCATGAATGACACAACCAACACCATGATTGCTGTAGGGAATCACAAAGAGACTCAG GTACGTCCGGGCCTTGAGGGGAAAGAGGGCGAGTTGCTGGTGCGAGGTCCGTCTGTTTTTAAGGAATACTGGAACCGACCTCAGGAGACCAGAGAGGCTTTTACTGATGACGGCTGGTTCAAAACGG gaGACACGACAGTCTACAAAGATGGCGTCTACTGGATCTTGGGTCGCAGCAGCGTCGACATCATCAAGAGCGGTGGCTATAAGATCAGCGCCCTCGAAGTGGAGCGACACCTACTGGCTCATCCAGACATCGTTG ATGTGGCTGTGATTGGCGCTAAAGATGCTACGTGGGGTCAAAAGGTCACGGCCGTGGTGCAGCTGCAGAAAGGCCGGAGTTTAACTCTACCAGAATTAAAGACGTGGGCAAG GGAGCACATGGCGCCCTACATCATCCCGACAGGCCTGGTGTTGGTGGAGGAAATGCCGAGGAATCAGATGGGGAAAGTCAACAAGAAGGACCTCCTGCGACACTTCTTCCCGTGA